In Cupriavidus basilensis, the following proteins share a genomic window:
- a CDS encoding aspartate aminotransferase family protein — translation MTVALPSHAALAADDIAAHLHPFTNLAAHPGVGPLVITKGDGIYVEDDQGKRYLEGMSGLWCSSLGFSHARVIEAGVEAMRTLPYYHTFNHRSNPAAIMLAEKLVAMAPVPMSKVFFANSGSEANDTAVKLVWYYHNAIGKPDKKKIIARTNAYHGVTVAAASLSGLQANHRDFDLPIDRILRAGCPHHYRYGAPGESEAAFASRLAQELEALIQAQGPDTIGAFIAEPVMGAGGVIVPPATYFAEIQAVLRRHDILLIADEVICGFGRTGAMFGSTTYGMRPDILTCAKALSSGYMPISAVMVSEKVHAAIAANSGKIGTFGHGFTYSGHPVTTAVALETLRVYEDDRILDHVNAIAPRFQQALQAYAGRALVGEVRGVGLLGAIELAAEPAARRAFDPALKAGPRLAQLAQEQGLIVRAMGDTIAFCPPLIITEAQIGELFARFERAMVALEREFPASSHGGHGGNKAAA, via the coding sequence ATGACCGTCGCCTTGCCCTCCCACGCCGCGCTTGCCGCAGACGATATCGCGGCCCACCTGCACCCGTTTACCAACCTGGCCGCCCACCCCGGCGTCGGCCCGCTCGTCATCACCAAAGGCGACGGCATCTATGTGGAGGACGACCAGGGCAAGCGCTACCTGGAGGGAATGTCCGGCCTGTGGTGCAGCTCGCTCGGATTCAGCCATGCGCGCGTGATCGAGGCCGGCGTCGAGGCCATGCGCACGCTGCCCTACTATCACACGTTCAACCATCGCTCCAACCCGGCGGCCATCATGCTGGCCGAGAAGCTGGTGGCGATGGCGCCGGTGCCGATGTCCAAGGTGTTCTTCGCCAATTCCGGCTCGGAGGCCAACGACACCGCCGTGAAGCTGGTCTGGTATTACCACAACGCCATCGGCAAGCCGGACAAGAAAAAGATCATCGCGCGCACCAACGCCTATCACGGCGTCACCGTGGCGGCGGCGAGCCTGAGCGGCCTGCAGGCCAATCACCGCGATTTCGACCTGCCCATCGACCGCATCCTGCGCGCCGGCTGCCCGCACCACTACCGCTACGGCGCGCCGGGCGAGAGCGAGGCGGCGTTCGCGAGCCGCCTGGCACAGGAGCTCGAAGCGCTGATCCAGGCGCAAGGCCCGGACACCATCGGCGCCTTCATCGCCGAGCCGGTCATGGGCGCGGGCGGCGTGATCGTGCCGCCGGCCACTTACTTTGCCGAGATCCAGGCCGTGCTGCGCCGCCATGACATCCTGCTGATCGCCGACGAGGTGATCTGCGGCTTTGGCCGCACCGGCGCGATGTTCGGCTCCACCACCTACGGCATGCGGCCCGACATCCTCACCTGCGCCAAGGCGCTGTCCTCCGGCTACATGCCGATCTCGGCGGTGATGGTGTCGGAGAAGGTGCATGCGGCCATTGCCGCCAACAGCGGCAAGATCGGCACCTTCGGCCATGGCTTCACCTACTCGGGCCATCCGGTCACCACGGCGGTGGCGCTGGAGACGCTGCGCGTCTATGAGGATGACCGCATCCTGGATCATGTGAACGCCATCGCGCCCCGCTTCCAGCAAGCGCTGCAGGCCTATGCCGGGCGAGCGCTGGTGGGCGAGGTACGCGGAGTCGGCCTGCTGGGCGCGATCGAACTGGCGGCGGAGCCGGCGGCGCGGCGCGCCTTCGACCCGGCCCTGAAGGCTGGCCCGCGCCTGGCTCAGCTGGCGCAGGAGCAGGGCCTGATCGTGCGCGCCATGGGCGACACCATTGCGTTCTGCCCGCCGCTGATCATCACCGAGGCGCAGATCGGCGAGCTGTTCGCGCGGTTCGAGCGCGCCATGGTGGCGCTGGAGCGTGAGTTCCCGGCCAGCAGCCATGGCGGCCATGGCGGCAACAAGGCTGCGGCCTGA
- a CDS encoding 2-hydroxyacid dehydrogenase, with the protein MTRTDRDNPAGTLSKMDMTTTKPPCVALLSSVLDMQYLVPAFRAAAPGLDLRVGPDLGALDDIDAAVCWAPPPGLLAAMPKLRLVQSLGAGIDHLRSDPDLPPGPTVCRIVDTAMAGTMTAYVTWAVIQHQRSMGAYLASAAAGQWQEQPIVAPSRHRVGIAGLGTLGIASARALQAVGYAVRGWSRSPKADLPEGVQAFHGQDGLDAFLAGCDALVCLLPLTAQTQGFLCADLFARLPRGAHLINVGRGSHLVEADLLRALDDGTLGAATLDAFQHEPLPSGHPFWRHPRINVTPHVAARTDPATIARQTLDNLAQLRRGQRPAVAVDPAQGY; encoded by the coding sequence ATGACCCGCACCGACCGCGACAATCCGGCCGGAACACTCAGCAAGATGGACATGACGACAACCAAGCCCCCCTGCGTGGCGCTGCTCAGCAGCGTGCTCGACATGCAGTACCTGGTACCCGCCTTCCGCGCGGCGGCGCCCGGGCTGGACCTGCGCGTGGGCCCCGACCTGGGCGCGCTTGACGACATCGATGCCGCGGTCTGCTGGGCGCCCCCGCCCGGCTTGCTGGCGGCCATGCCCAAGCTGCGCCTGGTGCAGTCGCTGGGCGCAGGCATCGACCACCTGCGCAGCGATCCGGACCTGCCGCCCGGGCCAACCGTCTGCCGCATCGTGGATACCGCCATGGCCGGCACCATGACGGCCTACGTGACGTGGGCCGTGATCCAGCACCAGCGCAGCATGGGCGCCTATCTGGCCAGCGCGGCGGCCGGGCAGTGGCAAGAGCAGCCCATCGTGGCGCCGTCACGGCACCGCGTGGGCATTGCGGGACTGGGCACACTGGGCATTGCCAGCGCCCGCGCGCTGCAGGCGGTGGGCTATGCGGTGCGCGGCTGGAGCCGCAGCCCCAAGGCGGACCTGCCCGAGGGCGTGCAAGCCTTCCACGGCCAGGACGGGCTGGATGCCTTCCTGGCGGGCTGCGACGCGCTGGTTTGCCTGCTGCCGCTCACCGCGCAGACGCAGGGTTTCCTGTGCGCGGACCTGTTCGCCCGCCTGCCGCGCGGCGCGCACCTGATCAACGTAGGCCGGGGCAGCCACCTGGTCGAGGCTGACCTGCTGCGCGCGCTGGACGACGGCACGCTGGGCGCGGCCACGCTGGATGCCTTCCAGCACGAGCCGCTGCCATCCGGGCATCCGTTCTGGCGGCATCCGCGCATCAACGTCACGCCGCACGTGGCGGCACGCACCGATCCGGCGACGATCGCGCGCCAGACGCTGGATAATCTGGCCCAGCTGCGCCGCGGGCAGCGACCTGCCGTGGCGGTCGACCCGGCACAGGGATATTGA
- a CDS encoding dipeptide ABC transporter ATP-binding protein produces MSTPVLDIQDLSIRLPAGGDRALAVQAASLTLEAGQTLCVVGESGSGKSMIANAVMGLLPRPHVEPVAGRILFEGQDLLQLDDDAMRELRGQKIGMVFQEPMTALNPVMRIGDQIAEVFDAHQRLGAAEKRKRIVAALADVGLPDPELLYDSYPFRLSGGQRQRVMIACAMALEPRLLIADEPTTALDVTTQAQILQLIRDLQKRRGMAVLFITHDFGVVSEIADQVVVMQTGTIVEAGPAARVLTDPQHSYTRKLISAIPGGHLRQPPVQVEVNRVLQVQDLCKTYRTGGGLLRRGREVQAARNVNFELLRGQTLGLVGESGSGKSTVGRCIVGLAPFDSGRIVINGRNLSQGGGLLQRAGGKLQMVFQDPYASLNPRHRVGAAIAAGPIAQGVSRQEAQARTLELLGLVGLGPEAAERYPHEFSGGQRQRIGIARALAMQPELLVADEPVSALDVSVQAQVLELFAKVREQFKLAMVFITHDLRVAAQMCDKIAVMQRGEVVEYGETARVLSAPEHAYTRKLIDAIPRLARVQEATEGPAAPAPAEPSRLQAVGGYA; encoded by the coding sequence ATGAGCACACCGGTACTTGATATCCAGGACCTGAGCATCCGCCTGCCTGCCGGCGGCGACCGCGCGCTGGCGGTGCAGGCAGCCTCGCTGACGCTGGAGGCGGGCCAGACGCTGTGCGTGGTGGGCGAGTCCGGGTCCGGCAAGTCCATGATCGCCAACGCGGTGATGGGCCTGCTGCCGCGGCCCCATGTGGAGCCGGTGGCCGGGCGCATCCTGTTCGAGGGCCAGGACCTGCTGCAGCTCGATGACGACGCCATGCGCGAGCTGCGCGGGCAGAAGATCGGCATGGTGTTCCAGGAGCCCATGACGGCGCTCAACCCGGTCATGCGCATCGGCGACCAGATCGCCGAGGTGTTCGACGCGCACCAGCGGCTGGGCGCGGCCGAGAAGCGCAAGCGCATCGTGGCGGCGCTGGCCGATGTAGGCCTGCCCGATCCGGAGCTGCTGTACGACAGCTACCCCTTCCGCCTGTCGGGCGGGCAACGCCAGCGCGTGATGATCGCGTGCGCCATGGCGCTGGAGCCGCGCCTGCTGATCGCCGACGAGCCCACCACGGCGCTCGACGTGACCACCCAGGCGCAGATCCTGCAACTGATCCGCGACCTGCAAAAGCGGCGCGGCATGGCCGTGCTGTTCATCACGCACGATTTCGGCGTGGTGTCGGAGATCGCCGACCAGGTGGTGGTGATGCAGACCGGCACCATCGTCGAGGCCGGGCCGGCCGCGCGCGTGCTGACCGATCCGCAGCATTCCTATACCCGCAAGCTGATCAGCGCCATTCCCGGCGGGCACCTGCGCCAGCCGCCCGTGCAGGTGGAGGTCAACCGCGTGCTGCAGGTGCAGGACCTGTGCAAGACCTACCGCACCGGCGGCGGCCTGCTGCGGCGCGGGCGCGAGGTGCAAGCCGCGCGCAACGTGAACTTCGAGCTGCTGCGCGGGCAAACGCTCGGGCTGGTGGGTGAATCGGGCTCCGGCAAATCGACGGTGGGCCGCTGCATCGTGGGCCTGGCGCCGTTCGACAGCGGCCGCATCGTGATCAACGGGCGCAACCTGTCCCAAGGCGGCGGGCTGCTGCAGCGCGCGGGCGGCAAGCTGCAGATGGTGTTCCAGGACCCTTACGCCTCGCTCAATCCCCGGCATCGGGTCGGTGCGGCCATTGCTGCCGGCCCCATCGCGCAGGGCGTATCGCGCCAGGAGGCACAGGCGCGCACGCTGGAGCTGCTCGGGCTGGTCGGGCTGGGGCCGGAGGCGGCCGAGCGCTACCCGCATGAGTTCTCCGGCGGGCAGCGCCAGCGCATCGGCATTGCCCGGGCGCTAGCGATGCAGCCGGAATTGCTGGTGGCGGACGAGCCCGTCTCCGCGCTGGATGTGTCGGTGCAGGCGCAGGTGCTGGAGCTGTTCGCCAAGGTGCGCGAGCAGTTCAAGCTGGCCATGGTCTTCATCACCCACGACCTGCGCGTGGCCGCGCAGATGTGCGACAAGATCGCCGTCATGCAGCGCGGCGAGGTGGTCGAGTACGGCGAGACGGCCCGCGTGCTGAGCGCGCCCGAGCATGCCTACACGCGCAAGCTGATCGACGCCATCCCGCGCCTGGCCCGGGTGCAGGAGGCCACAGAGGGACCAGCGGCACCAGCGCCGGCGGAGCCGTCCCGCCTGCAGGCAGTCGGGGGCTACGCATGA
- a CDS encoding ABC transporter permease codes for MKNTFWRRFCRNKAAVLGMVVLAGFAVLALFGPWMAGHDPWDMVQQPFLQPMQEPGFAMGTDTMGRDILAGVIHGARISLLIGVVSTVVSLLIGVTLGAISGYFGGWIDAALMRFTELFQAVPSFALALVLVAIFEPSIGSIVAAIAIVSWPPVARLVRSEFLTLRQRDFVQAAKLAGQSTPRIILSQILPNASSPIVVMASLMVATAILLESSLSFLGLGDPNHMSWGYMVGSARTVLRQAWWMAVFPGTAILLTVLALNMVGEGLNDALNARLGGSGR; via the coding sequence ATGAAAAACACTTTCTGGCGGCGGTTCTGCCGCAACAAGGCGGCCGTGCTCGGCATGGTGGTACTGGCGGGCTTTGCCGTGCTCGCGCTGTTCGGGCCGTGGATGGCCGGGCATGATCCCTGGGACATGGTGCAGCAGCCGTTCCTGCAGCCGATGCAGGAACCCGGCTTTGCCATGGGCACCGATACCATGGGGCGCGACATCCTGGCGGGCGTGATCCACGGCGCGCGCATCTCGCTGCTGATCGGCGTGGTGTCCACGGTGGTCTCGCTCTTGATCGGCGTGACGCTGGGCGCCATTTCCGGCTACTTCGGCGGGTGGATCGATGCGGCCCTGATGCGCTTCACCGAGCTGTTCCAGGCGGTGCCGAGCTTTGCGCTGGCGCTGGTGCTGGTGGCGATCTTCGAGCCGTCCATCGGCTCCATCGTGGCGGCGATCGCCATCGTGTCCTGGCCGCCGGTGGCGCGCCTGGTGCGCAGCGAGTTCCTCACGCTGCGCCAGCGCGACTTTGTGCAGGCCGCGAAGCTGGCCGGGCAATCGACACCGCGCATCATCCTGTCGCAGATCCTGCCCAATGCCAGTTCGCCCATCGTCGTGATGGCCTCGCTGATGGTGGCGACCGCCATCCTGCTCGAATCCAGCCTGAGCTTCCTGGGTCTGGGCGACCCGAACCACATGAGCTGGGGCTATATGGTGGGCTCGGCGCGCACCGTGCTGCGCCAGGCCTGGTGGATGGCGGTGTTTCCCGGCACGGCCATCCTGCTGACGGTGCTGGCGCTCAATATGGTGGGCGAAGGCCTGAACGACGCGCTCAACGCGCGCCTTGGCGGGAGCGGACGATGA
- a CDS encoding ABC transporter permease, with product MSRTQRMLGRVVQGVIAILVIATVNFLLIRAAPGDPVSVMAGEAGASDPQFVAQLRTQFGLDKPVPEQLATYLGHVVHLDLGYSYRQQQPVLDLILQRLPATLILTGSAFLLSVLFGVVLGAWASRRAGSWVDNAITLFALVFYATPLYWLAMMAVLLFSVKLDWLPGFGYFTVGADLHGLALVFDIATHLVLPALTLALFYMAVYARMTRASMLEVAQMDFVKTARAKGVRPGRIQRAHILRNALLPVVTLAGIQAGGMIGGAVLTETVFAWPGIGRLMFDALLQRDYNLLLGCFLVTAAMAVLFNLLTDFVYTLVDPRIEMQ from the coding sequence ATGAGTCGTACGCAGCGCATGCTAGGCCGGGTGGTACAGGGCGTGATCGCGATCCTGGTCATCGCGACCGTCAACTTCCTGCTGATCCGGGCCGCGCCGGGAGACCCTGTCTCGGTGATGGCTGGCGAGGCCGGGGCCTCCGACCCGCAGTTCGTGGCGCAGTTGCGCACGCAGTTCGGGCTGGACAAGCCGGTGCCGGAGCAGCTTGCCACGTATCTCGGGCACGTGGTGCACCTGGACCTGGGCTACTCCTACCGCCAGCAGCAGCCGGTGCTGGACCTGATCCTGCAGCGCCTGCCGGCCACGCTGATCCTGACCGGCAGCGCCTTCCTGCTCTCCGTGCTGTTCGGCGTGGTGCTGGGGGCGTGGGCAAGCCGGCGCGCGGGGAGCTGGGTGGACAACGCCATCACCCTGTTCGCCCTGGTGTTCTACGCAACGCCCTTGTACTGGCTGGCGATGATGGCGGTGCTGCTGTTCTCGGTCAAGCTCGACTGGCTGCCTGGCTTTGGCTACTTCACCGTGGGGGCGGACCTGCATGGCCTGGCGCTGGTGTTCGACATCGCCACGCACCTGGTGCTGCCCGCGCTCACGCTGGCGCTGTTCTACATGGCGGTGTATGCGCGCATGACGCGGGCCTCGATGCTGGAGGTGGCGCAGATGGATTTCGTCAAGACCGCGCGCGCCAAGGGTGTGCGGCCCGGGCGCATCCAGCGCGCCCACATCCTGCGCAACGCCTTGCTGCCGGTGGTGACGCTGGCCGGCATCCAGGCCGGCGGCATGATCGGCGGCGCGGTGCTGACCGAGACGGTGTTCGCCTGGCCCGGCATTGGCCGCCTGATGTTCGACGCCCTGCTGCAGCGTGACTACAACCTGCTGCTGGGCTGCTTCCTGGTCACCGCGGCCATGGCCGTGTTGTTCAACCTGTTGACCGACTTTGTCTACACGCTGGTCGACCCGCGGATCGAGATGCAATGA
- a CDS encoding ABC transporter substrate-binding protein → MNRRQLIKMGVATTGLSLAGVPLHVLAAGKKGGVINALVQPEPSGLMIGITQNGPTQLISGNIYEGLLRYDEKLEPQPALATSWTVNPAGTVYTFKLKPKVTWHDGKPFTAADVVFSADVFLRKTHARLRANLAAVESIRAVDPLTVEFKLKYPFSPFLGIFEVGTMPMVPKHIYEGTDFLTNPANAKPIGTGPLKFKEWVRGSYIQLVRNDAYHQPDVPLVDSVYFHVIPDASARAAAFESGKVDLVPGGAVEYFDVARLSKLPGVQVTTKGWEFFAPHSWLWVNNRKAPMDNIKFRQALAFAIDRDAIAKVAWQGYAKSATGPFNSHIKYASTDVAKYPRDLARAKQLLSESGYKGETLRLLPLPYGETWTRSAEIVRQNLQQAGVKIEMTPTDVAGWGERLNKWDYDLAFTYVYQYGDPALGVARNYTSENIAQGSPFNNVEGYRNAKVDELFQAGAREIDPVKRAAIYQEVQKILVDEMPVVWLHELNFPTLYRSRINNPISSGIGLNDGIGRAWLA, encoded by the coding sequence ATGAATCGTCGCCAACTGATCAAAATGGGTGTTGCCACCACCGGGCTGTCGCTCGCCGGTGTGCCTTTGCACGTCCTCGCGGCCGGCAAGAAGGGCGGCGTGATCAACGCGCTCGTCCAGCCTGAGCCTTCCGGCCTGATGATCGGCATTACCCAGAACGGCCCCACCCAGCTGATCTCCGGCAACATCTACGAGGGCCTGCTGCGCTACGACGAAAAGCTGGAACCGCAGCCGGCGCTGGCGACCTCCTGGACGGTGAACCCGGCCGGCACCGTGTACACGTTCAAGCTCAAGCCCAAGGTCACCTGGCATGACGGCAAGCCGTTTACCGCGGCCGACGTGGTGTTCTCCGCCGACGTGTTCCTGCGCAAGACCCACGCCCGGCTGCGCGCCAACCTGGCGGCAGTGGAGAGCATCCGCGCCGTGGACCCGCTCACGGTGGAGTTCAAGCTGAAGTACCCGTTCAGCCCGTTTCTCGGCATCTTCGAAGTGGGCACCATGCCCATGGTGCCCAAGCACATCTACGAGGGCACGGATTTCCTGACCAACCCGGCCAATGCCAAGCCCATCGGCACCGGCCCGCTGAAGTTCAAGGAATGGGTGCGCGGCTCGTACATCCAGCTGGTGCGCAACGATGCGTATCACCAGCCCGACGTGCCGCTGGTGGACAGCGTGTACTTCCACGTAATCCCCGATGCGTCGGCGCGCGCCGCGGCGTTCGAGTCCGGCAAGGTCGACCTGGTGCCCGGCGGCGCGGTGGAGTACTTCGACGTGGCGCGCCTGAGCAAGCTGCCCGGCGTGCAGGTCACCACCAAGGGCTGGGAATTCTTCGCGCCGCACTCGTGGCTGTGGGTCAACAACCGCAAGGCGCCGATGGACAACATCAAGTTCCGCCAGGCGCTGGCCTTTGCCATCGACCGCGACGCGATCGCCAAGGTGGCATGGCAAGGCTATGCCAAGAGCGCCACCGGCCCCTTCAACAGCCATATCAAGTACGCCAGCACCGACGTGGCCAAGTATCCGCGCGACCTGGCCCGCGCCAAGCAGCTGCTGAGCGAGTCCGGCTACAAGGGCGAAACCCTGCGCCTGCTGCCCCTGCCCTACGGTGAAACCTGGACCCGCTCGGCCGAGATCGTTCGGCAGAACCTGCAGCAGGCCGGCGTGAAGATCGAGATGACGCCAACCGACGTGGCGGGCTGGGGCGAGCGGCTGAACAAATGGGACTACGACCTGGCCTTTACCTACGTCTACCAGTATGGCGACCCGGCGCTGGGCGTGGCGCGCAACTACACCTCGGAAAACATCGCGCAGGGCTCGCCCTTCAACAATGTGGAAGGCTATCGCAACGCCAAGGTTGACGAATTGTTCCAGGCTGGCGCGCGCGAGATCGACCCCGTCAAGCGCGCAGCGATCTACCAGGAAGTGCAGAAGATCCTGGTCGACGAGATGCCGGTGGTGTGGCTGCACGAGCTCAACTTCCCCACGCTGTATCGCAGCCGCATCAACAATCCCATCAGTTCCGGCATTGGCCTGAACGACGGCATCGGCCGCGCCTGGCTGGCGTGA
- a CDS encoding class II aldolase/adducin family protein, which translates to MGNNVSSRLVPAISEAEQRVREDLAAAYRLVALYGMDDSIYTHISARVPGTEDRFLINPFGMLFRDITASSLVCIDLDGNIISGPPGQDVNPAGFTIHSAVHAARHDAVCVLHTHTVAGVAVSSLACGLQPSNQWALQFHERVSYHDFEGIALDHEERVRLVADLGPDKRALILRNHGLVTLGRSVAEAFILMHNLERACRVQVAIQSSGQPVNPVPPAICEKTARQYESGDTNRLPGAADPYAREWRALRERLEPAAATSFRD; encoded by the coding sequence ATGGGCAACAACGTCTCTTCCCGCCTGGTTCCCGCCATCTCCGAGGCCGAGCAACGGGTGCGTGAGGATCTCGCCGCCGCATACCGCCTGGTCGCCCTGTACGGCATGGACGACAGCATCTACACCCATATCTCGGCCCGGGTGCCGGGCACCGAGGACCGCTTCCTGATCAACCCGTTCGGGATGCTGTTCCGGGATATCACCGCGTCTTCGCTGGTGTGCATCGACCTGGACGGCAACATCATCAGCGGGCCGCCGGGACAAGACGTGAACCCGGCCGGCTTCACCATCCACAGCGCCGTGCATGCCGCCCGGCATGACGCGGTCTGCGTGCTGCATACGCATACCGTGGCGGGCGTGGCCGTATCGTCGCTGGCCTGTGGCCTGCAGCCCTCCAACCAGTGGGCGCTGCAGTTCCATGAACGCGTGTCGTACCACGACTTCGAAGGCATTGCGCTGGACCATGAGGAGCGCGTGCGCCTGGTGGCCGATCTCGGCCCGGACAAGCGCGCCCTGATCCTGCGCAATCACGGACTGGTCACGCTGGGCCGCAGCGTGGCGGAGGCCTTCATCCTGATGCACAACCTGGAGCGCGCCTGCCGCGTGCAGGTGGCGATCCAGTCCAGCGGACAGCCGGTCAATCCGGTACCGCCAGCCATTTGCGAGAAGACCGCGCGCCAGTACGAGAGCGGCGACACCAACCGCCTGCCCGGCGCGGCCGATCCGTACGCGCGGGAATGGCGCGCCTTGCGGGAGCGGCTGGAGCCGGCCGCTGCCACGTCGTTCCGCGACTAA
- the phaP gene encoding TIGR01841 family phasin (Members of this family are phasins (small proteins associated with inclusions such as PHA granules). Note that several different families of phasins have been named PhaP despite very little sequence similarity to each other.), which produces MAHPTQAQFFGVQQANLDLFLALVGPLARGAEKISALNMQAVKTSLADTTNYVRESSQQPVGAGMSGLKPELANGFAQKMNAYAGHMNEIFASTGAEFAQEAQRQMSTYAAQAQEAMASFGQNLMSNAGGAFPAAGASAPSWVAAYETAMKPMRDAFEKVMPATAAK; this is translated from the coding sequence ATGGCACATCCCACCCAAGCTCAATTCTTCGGCGTCCAGCAAGCAAACCTGGACCTGTTCCTCGCCTTGGTCGGCCCCCTGGCCCGTGGCGCGGAAAAAATCAGCGCGCTGAACATGCAGGCCGTCAAGACCAGCCTGGCGGATACCACGAACTACGTCCGCGAATCCAGCCAGCAGCCGGTTGGCGCTGGCATGTCCGGCCTCAAGCCGGAACTGGCCAACGGGTTTGCCCAGAAGATGAACGCCTATGCCGGCCACATGAACGAGATCTTCGCCAGCACCGGCGCCGAGTTCGCGCAGGAAGCCCAGCGCCAGATGAGCACCTACGCCGCGCAGGCGCAGGAAGCCATGGCGTCGTTCGGCCAGAACCTCATGTCGAACGCCGGTGGCGCGTTCCCGGCTGCCGGCGCAAGCGCGCCGAGCTGGGTGGCGGCCTACGAAACGGCCATGAAGCCGATGCGCGACGCCTTCGAGAAGGTCATGCCCGCCACGGCTGCCAAGTAA
- a CDS encoding uracil-DNA glycosylase family protein: protein MKHALPVAACAAGDEDKTGLDTLLTQVRACRLCEAHLPLGPRPVVQAAATARILIVGQAPGTRVHASGIPWDDPSGDRLRAWMGVDKTVFYDATRIAIIPMGLCYPGRGASGDLPPRKECAPLWMDALLACLPEIELTLLVGQYAQRRFLGAAARGGVTPTVAGFGAHGPRFIPLPHPSPRNQGWFKHNDWFARDLLPVLRQRVEAILLASPAG from the coding sequence ATGAAACACGCCCTGCCCGTCGCTGCCTGCGCCGCAGGCGACGAGGACAAGACCGGCCTCGACACCCTGCTGACCCAGGTCCGTGCCTGCCGTCTTTGTGAAGCGCACCTCCCGCTTGGTCCCCGCCCGGTGGTACAAGCCGCCGCCACGGCGCGCATCCTGATTGTCGGCCAGGCGCCCGGCACGCGCGTGCACGCCAGCGGCATTCCTTGGGACGACCCCAGCGGTGACCGGCTGCGTGCGTGGATGGGCGTGGACAAGACGGTGTTCTACGATGCCACGCGCATTGCCATCATCCCGATGGGCCTGTGCTATCCGGGCCGTGGCGCCAGCGGCGACCTGCCGCCGCGCAAGGAGTGCGCGCCATTGTGGATGGATGCGCTGCTGGCGTGCCTGCCGGAGATCGAGCTGACCTTGCTGGTCGGGCAGTATGCGCAGCGGCGTTTCCTGGGAGCGGCGGCGCGCGGTGGCGTGACGCCTACCGTGGCCGGCTTTGGCGCGCATGGGCCGCGCTTTATTCCGCTGCCGCACCCATCGCCGCGCAACCAGGGCTGGTTCAAGCACAACGACTGGTTTGCGCGGGACTTGCTGCCGGTGCTGCGCCAGCGCGTGGAGGCCATTCTCCTGGCATCACCCGCTGGCTGA
- a CDS encoding porin, whose product MQHNFKPVVKLAVMAAALICGNAMAQSSVTLYGMVDAYVGATKAGGADRAYGVNSGGMQTSYFGIKGTEDLGTGLKAIFDLNGFLRPDTGKQGRFDGDALFTRNAFVGLQSATLGTVKLGRNTTPYFISTILFNPLVDSYVFSPAIFHTYFSASNGRVYDPGIIGDSGWSNSLVYSTPIFGGLSANAIYSFGEQAGSVGKNKWGGNVLYFNGNFGATVAFQQVKFNSTPGDVTAPTALAGFDKQNAVQVGVSYDFKVVKLFAQGQYIKSDVNNATGDLKHTNGQVGASIPVGNGNVLVSYAYDKTKNSVADFKRNTAGLAYDYNLSKRTDVYAAYFYDKLSDQSHGDSFGVGMRHRF is encoded by the coding sequence ATGCAACACAATTTCAAGCCGGTCGTGAAACTGGCGGTCATGGCAGCAGCCTTGATCTGCGGCAACGCCATGGCGCAATCCAGCGTCACGCTTTACGGGATGGTTGATGCCTATGTCGGCGCCACCAAAGCCGGCGGCGCGGACCGCGCCTACGGCGTCAACAGCGGCGGCATGCAAACCTCGTACTTCGGCATCAAGGGCACCGAGGATCTTGGCACCGGCCTGAAGGCGATCTTCGACCTGAACGGCTTCCTGCGCCCGGACACCGGCAAGCAAGGCCGCTTCGACGGCGACGCGCTGTTCACCCGCAACGCCTTTGTCGGCCTGCAGAGCGCGACGCTTGGCACGGTGAAGCTCGGGCGCAACACCACGCCCTACTTCATCTCGACCATCCTGTTCAACCCGCTGGTGGACTCCTATGTGTTCTCGCCGGCGATCTTCCACACCTACTTCTCGGCCAGCAATGGCCGCGTCTATGACCCGGGCATCATCGGCGACTCGGGCTGGAGCAACTCGCTGGTGTACTCCACGCCGATCTTTGGCGGCCTGAGCGCCAACGCGATCTACTCGTTCGGCGAGCAGGCAGGCAGTGTCGGCAAGAACAAGTGGGGCGGCAACGTGCTCTACTTCAACGGCAACTTCGGCGCCACCGTCGCCTTCCAGCAGGTCAAGTTCAACAGCACCCCGGGAGACGTGACCGCGCCCACGGCGCTGGCCGGCTTCGACAAGCAGAACGCCGTGCAGGTCGGCGTGAGCTACGACTTCAAGGTGGTCAAGCTGTTCGCGCAGGGCCAGTACATCAAGAGCGACGTCAACAACGCCACCGGCGACCTCAAGCACACCAACGGCCAGGTTGGCGCTTCGATCCCGGTGGGCAACGGCAACGTGCTGGTCTCCTATGCGTACGACAAGACCAAGAACAGTGTCGCGGACTTCAAGCGCAACACGGCCGGCCTCGCTTACGACTACAACCTGTCCAAGCGCACCGACGTGTATGCCGCGTACTTCTATGACAAGCTGAGCGACCAGTCGCACGGCGACAGCTTTGGCGTGGGCATGCGTCACCGCTTCTGA